From the Candidatus Bathyarchaeota archaeon A05DMB-5 genome, the window CCATTTTTTACGCCCGATTTGGCAACAGTTTCCTGCACTTTATCTGTCAAGTCTACAAATTCTATTTCGCCTTTCGTTTGGAAACTAATGCTTGTGTTAAACACTTTGAAGCCAGACATTGCGTTAGTTCACTCCAACAATCTAGTCATTATTATTTCATCTACGTACTTGCCATCTTTAAAACGCTTTTTAGGAATAACCCCAGTCTTGGCAAATCCAACTTTCTCGTAAACATGGATTGCGCGTTTATTGATTGCAAAAGCTGAAAGCGTCAAAACTTTCAACTCCATTTTCTCAGCCTGTTCTATCAGAGTCTTCATCATTTCAGTTCCGATGCCAACATCTCTGAAACATTTCTTGATGGCTATGCCTATCACACCCACATGCTTTTCGTAGCCGTCTCTCTTGTTTGTCTCCGAAACCGCAACAACTTTCCCATCTATCTCGGCAACCAAGTAAAACAACTTGGCTTTTTCTAAGTTGCTGAGCACCCTTGCCAAGAAATCAATTTCCTCTTCTCTCGAAACCTTTTCACTTCTAAGAATGTCTGTGCCTTCTTCTACCAGCGAGTTTATTAGCTCCAAAAAATCTTCCAAATCTTCCCACTTCGGCGTCCTCAAAACCACTTCGCGGCCGTCCTTGGCTTTGAAGCGCCTAATCTCTTCGCCAGATCGCATAGCCTAAACCTAATGGTTTGGACGCTTTAATACTTTTCAGAACATGCAGAAAAGAGTGAGTTTTGTTGATGCTTCTGTATACCGTCGCGTAGGGGAGTTGTTTTCTGGAGGGTGTTAGTGATATGGAAAACAGCAAGGTAATACATGACTCACTAAATTAACCATAAAAGAAAGATTCAACATCAAAAAATCAAAGACATTAACGATTTAGCCTACAGTAACCAAAACACTTTTACACATTCATGGAAGATAACCGCGGAAAAAGCTCCTTTTCCGAATACAAAAACTCAAGCTAATCACTTGGTGAAGACCTCTTCTGCGGTATACAAAAGCATAAACCAAAGCCGCGAGAAAAAGCAATTCTCACACAGAGCAGTTTATTGTCGAATCTCTTGTAAAGCAAAAAACGGAAAGAGCAGACCAATCAATTGTGAAATGCATGAACAGCTCATATGCTCAACCTCAGAGTGAAAAAAAGAGACCACTACAACTTGCAAATTTAATAAGAATACTCTTCAGCCTGGCATACAAGCAGTTTCCTATAGAAAAACTTCCAGCAAAAACTCAACTTAGCACAGTCACAAAGAGCGCAATGAAATAGCTTAAAAAGCCAAACCGCATTCAAAAAAATTCGAAGCAACCGCGAACTAGTTGCTGTTAAACTTCACTTGGAGATTTTCGACAGTTTTTATATGAGGCTTTGGTTAAGTCCATGCTTAGGGTTTGTTGGCAAAATAGAAAACGCTAGAAAAGGCTTAGAATTGCGAAAAAGGCTCAATTTGAGCTTAATCATTTTCGGCTTCCACCGGCGCTTTGTTTGAATTTTTCGAGGTCGCTGTCTTCGAACTGAAACAAGCTTAAAAACTCCAGTTAATCGGCAATGCATGTTTGAAATTGGCGCTAATTTTGAAAATAAGTCCTTCGGATATTTTTCATTTTTAGGCGAGAAAAAACGGTATGTTGTGAGTTTCTTAATATTGCCGATTTAGAAATAACCGCTATAATAATTCGTTGCCATGGTTTGTTGTAGAGAGGAAACAAGTAGAAGGCAGTGTAAAGGTGTTAAAACTTGCCAGCTAGCACTTTTGGAAACGACATGGAAATAATCGAAAAAAACGTCAACGGTAGAACAATGACTGTAAAATGGGACTGGGGCAAATTCAAAAACACAGAAGGCTTCCCAGTTGACGACAACCTCATAAACTGGGTAATCGGACAAGAACAAGCCCTAAAAGAATGCTTCCTATGCCTCGACGAATGGGTACACAAACTCAAATGGTTAGAAAAAACAAAATGGTACGAAAGCTGGAGCGACCCAAATAAGCCTAAACCGTCAGCAAAAGCAAGCATAAGCCCAGGACCATACCTTCTGCTATTAGGCGACCCTGGAACTGGCAAATCATTAATTGGCAGAGCCTTAACAGAAAAACTAACACAGATTTACAAGGAAAACGGCATAAAACTTTTCGATGTCTTATGCTGGAGAAACACTGCTTTACCAAGCCAGCCCAAAGTTTCAATTCACGAAGCTGGCGAGGCAAAAAAAGTACTACAAAAGGAACAACTTAAAGAGCTGAAAAGAAAATTCCTTACAAAAGTGGGATTCAAATCTCTACAAGTTTTCCTAATCGCCATGGGCTTATTTCTCATATTCTTAGGCTTCTATTTTATGCTTCAAGCTTGGATGACTTGGAATGCAAACCCAATGTACCTTGGAGAAACACTTCAACAATATTATAACTACAACTTCATGGATTACCTAGCCAGTAAGTTTGTTGGACTTGTACCTTTAACATTCATTCCAGGCGGCAGCCTAATCTTCTTCGGCGTTTTCATGTGGTGGTTCTCTAAACTGGGCGGATTAGGCAATATGAAAGGCATTGCAGGGGCTCAGCAAACGGAGGTGCCAAAGCTGATAGTTGACAACAGCTCTGGACACGCGCCATTCGTAGACGCAACAGGGCACAGAAGCGCCCAGCTTTTCGGTTCAATAGCTTGGGATCCGTATCAAACTGGCGGCTTAGGCACTCCGGAGCATCAGAGGGTCACTGCTGGCGATGTTCACAGAGCTTCATTAGGCATATTATATATTGATGAGATAAAGAATCTCGACCCAGAAGAAGCCATAACACTGTTAACGGTTCTTGAAGACGGACAGTTACCCATAACTCTGAGAGGCAAATGGCACGGAGGCGACACCGCAGCAATGGCGGTCTCAACTGAACCCGTGCCCGCAATAACCTTTCTCGTCGGCGCTGGAAACTTCGACAGTATAGGTCAAATTCATCCCGCTCTTATGGACCGTATTTACGGTTACGGCAAAGTCGTGAGAATGAACAATGACATGCCGAATACTTTGGAAAATAGACGCAGGTATGTGCAGTTCATAGCTCAAGAAGTTAAACGCTTCAATCTCATACCCTTCAGCAGAGAGGCATGCGAAGAAATCGTGGAGGAAGGCAGGCGCCGAAGCAACAAAAGAGACGCTTTGACAACGAGGTTTAGACCGTTAATTTCCATCATTAAGACTGCTGCTACGCTTGCAATGAACGAAGATTGTAAGATTGTTGAAAAACGTCATGTTAGAGAAGCCATAGAACGCCACTGCAAAACGATTCAGAGGCAAATATTGGAGCATGAAATGAACGAAAGAGGCAAACTGTTGGAAATAAAGCCTAAAGGTGTCAAGCTTGGACAAATCTACGGTTTGGCAGTTGTCAGAGACCCATACAGTGGCGAAATGACAGGAAGCGTCTTGTCAGTAAAAGCCCACATGTCTAAAAAGAGTGAGCTTCCAAGAACTTATCCAATTAAAGGCTATTACAAGGTTACAGGAGTGGCTAAGGGACAAAGCTTCATTTCAGACAGCATAGCAAAAGTCAGAAGCGTCATACTGCAAAAATACGGTATTGACATAGCACAAGACTACTTAACACACATAGATTTCGCTCAATCCTACGGCGTAGACGGCCCATCAGCAGGTGTAACAATGGCTATCCTTTTGTGTTCACTTATTGAAGGAAAACCAATCAGGCAGGATGTGGCGGTTACTGGCGAAATCAACTTAGGCGTTGGAGACACAATTCAGATAACCGCTGTGGGCGGCGTTTACGAGAAGATTAAGGCTGCTGAAGCGTGGGGTTTCAGAAAGGTTGTCATTCCACAGAAAAACTACGAGCATTCCATCGACCCCAGAGACTACAAGATAGAGGTTGTTCCAGCATCCACCTTAGACGACTACTTAAAAGAGTGCCTAATTGAAAAACCCGCGCTCACCGTGTGGGCTCAAACCTACAAACGCAGAAAATCATAGCCGTCCAAACACCTCATTTTTGGCTTATTTTCTTTGAAAAGCCTAAATGTTCCAGTCAACTCTAGGCTAAATAGCAAACATTTTTTGTTCTTTGAACACGGATTTTTACGGTCTTGTAATCTTCGTGAGTTAGGTATTACTTGCGTTTTCTATGTTTCACTATGGCTCACTGGTATACAAAAGCATCAACAAAAAACACTGTTCTAACGCTGAACGTTATTTTTAAGAAGCCACAATAAGCATAATGGATGTGTGGAGAGAACGCTCAGTGGTCAGAGAAATTGACAAGGATGAACTTCGCCGATGGCGCAAGAGGGGCTTCTACAGCGAAAACGTTCTTGTAAAACTCTTACTAAAAAATGGATACCACGCGGCACGTGTTCCCGTGAGCAATCCAAGCCTTAACCCATTGCCCGACATAATCGCAAGAAAAGCCGCGCATATTTACGCTTTTGAAGTAAAAAATGCTGGGTACTACGCTTATTTTCCGAAGCAGCAAATTGAGAAACTCTTCAGATTCCTTGATGAGCTTATCCCGATGGAAAAGGAGTTTAAGCATGCAATTCTCGCTGCGCATCTTGGCAAACGATGGGTCTTCAAGGAGGTTCCATGGAAAGACTGGGAGAAAAACAAACTTCCAGAAAAAGCGCGAATTTTGCGAAGGGACAGAGGAAACTTTGACTTAGTAAAGGGGAGCTCATAATTAATGCTGACTGAAAAGAGAGTGGTTCAAGCATCTAACCTGTGCAAAATTTATGAAATAGGCGATGCGAAGATTGAAGCTTTCAAGGATGTAAGTTTCTCTGTTGAAAAAGGCGAATTCACAGTCATAGGCGGACCTTCAGGCTGTGGGAAAACGACACTTCTAAACATTATCGGCGGCATCGATAAATCCACAAGCGGAAAAATAATTGTTTTTGGAGAAGATTTAAGCGTCAAGGATGAGGATTTTCTTGCGAACTTCCGATGCCACAAGATAGGCTTCGTTTTTCAATCTTACAATTTAGTGTCTACGTTGACTGTGGCAGAAAATGTTGCCTTTCCAATGGAGTGGGCTCGAAAACCAGAAGACCATATTGAGAAGCGAGTAAGCGAATTATTAGCGATGGTTGGATTACAACACAGAGCAGCGCACTTTCCATCCCAACTCAGCGGTGGCGAACAACAACGCGTGGCTTTCGCGCGGGCATTAGCAAATGACCCGCCATTACTTCTCGTTGACGAACCGACAGGAAATCTTGACACAAAAACTAGTCGAAAGATTGTTCAAATACTTGAGAAGTTGAAGAGCGACGGGAAAACCATTATTGTTGCGACGCATGACGAGCATATACTTAGGTTGGCAGATCAGAAACTGCGCTTTGAAAATGGGAAGCTGGTAAGCTGAATTGAGTCAAACCTCTTTTCCAGTTAATGATTTAATTCGCAGAAAACTCCAAACAAGCTTGGTTATTGTCAGCTTAACCTTATGTGTGACGTCAACACTTTTTCTTTTGCTTTTCTGCCAAAAAATAGGCATAGGCATCACGGCTACTGTTGAGAATAAGCTGACCGCGGGGTTTTCAACAATTTTTACGCCATTCTTAATATTTGTTGGCGTGTTGGTTTTTGTTGTTGGCGCGGTTATTGCGTCGTTTATGGTTTTTGTTATGATGTCTCAACGCGTAAGAGACATTGGATTGATGAAGGCAACTGGATGCCCTAACGAGTTGATTTTTGGTTACTTTATGACTGAGATTCTTATAGTCACGGTTGCAAGTTGCGTGTTAGGTATAGCGTTGGGAGTAGTGGCTGATTTGGTTTCAACAAGTCTTCTCGGCACTTTTGGGCTTCATGTGCCGCAAGCACCAATCACTTTCTGGCTTATCTTGCTGGTTTTTGCTATATTCCTCTTTTTTGGTTTAATTTTTGGCGCGAAACCTGTTCTTGACACGACAAAAATTGAATCTGCTAAGGCGATTTCGCCAGCTTACTATTTTGGATTAGGTAAGGAGTCTAGTTTTAAAGCAGTTTCAAAGTCGAATTTAACGTTTAAAATAGCAATGAGAAGCTTGTTTAGACGTAAATCTGCAACAATTCGCATTATTCTGTGCTTATCCACGGTTTTCATATTAGTAACTGTTGCTGTTGCGGGCGGAATTATTGCCAATCAAACCACGAGGAACTGGGTTGAAAAAGCCATAGGCAGAGACGTGATTTTAATAGCTCATCAAGACATGTGCAGCCAATATGCATTGTTATTGTCAAAATTTTATGAAGCTAAAGAAGAACCATCACTCAATTATACGGATGAAAAATATCTAATACCCAAAGAAATCCTCAATAATTTGAATTCAATGCCTGAAATTTCCATTATTGACACCCGTTTAATCCTTAAAGCACACATTCTGGAAATACAAAATTACACATTCAACCCATCCACGGGAGAAACTATACCCGTAGGCGATGACCGCGAAGGAGACGCCATTGTTGTTGGCATCGAACCTGAAAAAACATTAAGCGCGTGGTTTTTGGATGGACGTTTTCTAGGTAATAAGCAAGCGCAAGAAGCAATAGTTGGAGATTCCTTAGCTCAGAAACTGTTCTCTTCTCCTTTAGATCAAGGATTAAAAATGTTTAACGAGACTTCTGCGGTTTTTGATGTTGTAGGTGTTTGTTTAGACCCGATTAACAATGGAAATGTTACTTATGTTCCCCTCGAAACCTTACAAAATATTATGGGCGTTTCTAAGCCTAACCTTGTCATGGTTAAAATTAACCATTCAATTAATTACGCTGACGTTTTGAATCAGATAAGGGCAAATGTTAGCTCTGTGAATGCCGGCTTTGTGGTGTTCGAGCTTAATGGGGTGTTAGATAAAAATCTGGGTTTTCTCGAGTTCATTTGGTCTGTAATAATGTTTTTGCCGTTGTTTTCTTTAGCTTCAGCATCCCTCTGCCTAATAGGCTATGTCATGCTCTCGATTGCTGAGCAACGTCAAGAGTTTGGTGTTTTGAGAGCTTTAGGCGCTAAACCGAGAACAGTTGTAGAGATTGTTGCGGGACAAAGTCTCATTGTGTTACTTGCAAGTTACGCTGTTGGTATCGCGTTGGGCGTCATAATCACGTTGATGATTTTGATGCCAGAACCATTAGTTACTAACTACACTATTATGGAAATTGCAGGGTGGTTGCTGACGGCTTTTTGGCAACTTTTGTTTTCAGCTTGTATCCCACCGTTAAATTTGCAAGGAAATCAATCAGAGAAATAATGTAGCCATAAGCATATAATTATTGCATGTCAAGAGTTGCTCTGCTTCGCATGTCTTTTGTCAAATGCTTCAATGAATCTACTAATGCGGGTAGTTGGGTTAAGAAGTCTTGCAGTTGAAGAACAGGAATTATCGGCACGCCATCATAAAACTTAAACCTGCCCGGAACAAGCAGCAAGACTGCTGGAACAAATTTGATCCTTTCCCATGAGACACATTCAATTTTGACGAAGGGATTTGGCAAAGATTCGGCGAAGATGAATGCTCTTTCTACTTGTTCTTCAACAATTTTCCTCAACACTGAAGGATAAACTCCATGATGCCAATGTTTACAGTCCAAGCACACTGCAATTGGCTTTTTGCATCCCACTACGTCTATTTCCCATCGGCGCCCAGCATATTTAAACCTCACATTTCTATAGACGCCGTAGCCGTTACGTTCAAACGCAAGAGCAGCTATATCTTCAAATTCTTTCCAATGAAGGAAACTGCTTACGTTCTCCACGTCAGCTCCTAATTGTAAGGCATACACAGCCAATTTAACGCGTTGCAGGCTGTCTGCTTCCACAACGCTTTTCTGCAAATAAACGCATCCATCATTTTGCAGTTTTCGAAGCAACTTTTCAACAATCTGCAGAGGCAGTTTTGCATCTTTTTTAACTAGTTCTAATGAAACTGCACCTTCTCTGGTCAATTTCAGAAGGGAAATTATCAGATTTCCTTCAATATTCACTGGAAGAACCACCGAAATTAATGTAAAAATGTAAAGAATAGCACGTTTTTGAGAATTGCTTAAAAGTCTTTCTATACGAGAACACGTTATTTCTCCGCGATAAAGTATCGCATGATTGGACGATTTTCAGAACGCCGCAGAACCTCAACAAATCCTGCCTTTCGAAAAGAGGAAACCAAACCAGTATACGCAAAAGGATCCGGCATTCTTCCCTTTTTAGGCTCAACAGGATATCCTTCCACAATCTTACCGCCTTGCCTACGCACATGCGCAACCGCAGCTTTTAGCAACTGCACAGTAAGTCCTTTACCCCTAAATGGCTTAGCAACAAAAAAGCAAACAACAGACCAAACAGGCTTATCATCAACCCGCTTCAGAACACGAGACCTTTCCAGAGCCGGATAGGCTTCTCTTGGAGCAACCGCACACCACCCAATCGGTTCGCCATTCGCATAAGCAAGAATTCCCGAGGCTTCACCAGAATCCACTATTTCTTTCAAGGCTTTTCTGTTTAATTCTCCCTTTTGACGCATAAAATCAGACCGCTTCAGCTTCCACCACATGCACCAGCAACCGCCACAAGCACCTCGTTCGCCGAACAATTTTTCAAGGTCAACCCATCGTTCAGGCGTTAACGGGTAAAACTCTACGTTTGAAATCTCTGAACGCTTTAATGACATACCATCACCACTTTCCTTAACCTCTTAACCTTTCTAAACCTTTTCGGACACGACTCTTAACAGTCCAACGCAACAGTTACTTACTAAACAAGATTAATGAAAAAGCAACTATTACACTTTCCACTTTAATTAAGGCAGTCAAGCCAAGTTTCAACCTATTTATAAGGGGGACTATAGCTTCTGTACAGCACAAAAAAGAAGATAGTGAACATCGCCCTTTACTTGCGATAATAATTGACCGCCGAAATCACGTATTTTCCGACAAACGGTCTTTATCAACCACAGCCTCAGCCCAATTTCCATACCTTATCCAAAGAATAGAAACAACCCCTCCCACAACATTGCTAACCGCGAAAGCCAACCAAACCCCCAAAGAAGCCATTCCCAAAGTAAAGGCTAAAACATAACCTAAAGCCAACCGTATTCCCCAAAGCCTCGACACGCCAACAACCGTCGGAAATAACGTGTGCCCCGACCCTCTCCCAGTAGACATGGCATTTGCAAACAAACCGAAAAACGGAAGCGTCGGCAGCAACATCTGCATGAACAGTTCAGTCTCATTCACTATGTTCGGGTCATCTGCAAACACGTCAACTACAGCTCTTCTAATCGGATAAACAATGCTAGCTACTAACACCATAAGAGCAAATATCAAAAGAGCCGCTTTAAACGCAACCTCCCTAGCCCTTCTGCGGTCTCCCGCTCCCAAACTTTGCCCTATCATTATAGCTGGCGCACCACTCAACCCCCACAACGCAGCATCCACAATGTCCATTATCACAAACCCTATGGAAAAAGCAGTAGCCGCAAAAATGCCTAACATGTTAACAAGCCTAAGTTGCATAAGGAAAGCAAAGCCATTCGTCAAACCAAGCGTCAGAATCGGCAAACCTATACGCAAAAATAGACGAACCCATTCAGCATCTATCTCTCTAGTAAGCCTTATCTTAAGCTCAGGATAATCCCTCCTAAGCAAATAAGTCAAGGCACTTATCGAAATTATCTTCCCCAAAACATCAGTAAGAGCTGCGCCCATAACTCCCAAACGAGGAAAAGGCCCAATACCCAATACAAAGAACGGATCTAAGATAACGTTGATGCCCACAGATATTAAATTCACTATGGCTGGACGCTTAGTGTCTCCGACGCTTTGAAGTAACGTTGTATATGTTAACGCTATATAATTGAAAAACACGTCGAAAGCTATCACGCCAGAGTAGTTCATGACATCCTCAAATATTTCAGACGGAGTAGACACAATCCATGTGAAAATTAAGCTTCTAAGAGTTAAAAGTGAAAGACTTAACATGGTTCCAGCGAGAAAGGCCACGGTAAAGAAACGTGACGCTTCCAAACTAGCCTTTTTGTAGGCTTTGCCCCCAATATATTGTGATACCATGCTTAAACAAGCAGTTGTTAAAGCCATCACAAGCGCTTGAAAAAGCATTAAAACAGGCCACATTTGTCTAGGAACCGCCACCGTAATTTCGCTGTAACAGCTTAGCCAGTAAGCGTCTGCTACGTTGTAAGTCACGACTACAAGCTGATTTACAAGAGGAGGCAAGCCCAACCAAAGAATTGTGCGAATAACTGGTCCGCTGACAATTTTATCTCTGTATTTGCTTATTTCAGGCGATTCTGCTGGTCCTTCAAAGTCATCGGACATAGACCTTTTTGAATGTGGAACTAATCATAAAAGGTTTTTCTTACAGTCACTCATCAAATATGTTGCCATTTACATGAAAACTATTGGCGATTCCAAAAACAAAGTTGCAACCATTAAGCGAAACCAAAAAATTACAAAATAAAACTCCTCGAAAACAAATTCAACCACTAATTTTCGCCTTAATCTTTGGAATAAACTCCTTCTGCATTTGCACTACACCAAAAGTCGTAATCTTATACTTGTCATCCGCAGTCTTCATAACCATATCGCCTTTAACAAGCTCACCAAGCCTTGTGCTCACAATCTTCCCACTCTTCCCAAGCTTAGCTTGCAACTCTTCCTTAGAAACACAATCACTCTGCAATAAACCTAAACCATAACCCACATTAGCAGCCAAAAGCCACAACAACAAAGTCTCATTATCCGTAAGCCTATCCTTAGTCACAAGCAAACTCGCACCTTCCTTGGAAAAACCAATCAAACCCTCACACGCCTTAACAAGCCCTTGCAAATCCACACTCAAAACAAGCCGCTTCGCAACGTCAAAAGAAGGCAAAAACTCACTAAAAAACCTGTTCAAACTTAACCAAACATCTTCAACGTTGCCTGAAAAAGTCTTCTCTACATCGCCATAACGCACATGAACTGTAATCTGCCTAACTCCACTCACGTCATCTTACCTCGAAGCCTAGCCAAAACCTCATCCTCAACCCAACGCTCGCCCTGCACAGTCAACTTAAACTCAGGCTTACTTGGGTCTGGCTTAAACACTTGCCCACGCTTAGTCATCTCATTCAACCTTGCAGGAACCATACATTTTATTCCACTCGACTCCAAAAGTTTCTGAATCTGCGCTGCAGTGTTCTTCTTCTCTTCAGAAGCATACAAAGTCAACCCAATAGCCTTGTAATGCGTAAGATTCTCACGAGCAATAATCACAGGACCCTCTGTAGTAAACTCCACCACACCCTTCAACTGAACACCCGAAGGAACAAGCCTGTTCGAAACAAAATCCGACACTTTCTCCACAAAATCCTGTGGAAAACTCTCCAACAAACCCAAAACTTCTTGCGCATTTTCGCCTTCAATTACAATCTCGCCGAAAGGCGTCTTAATTCGGGCTTCAACCTTTCTCACGCTGCCCACCTCCTAACCCAAAGTCTCCTTCTCAGCTAAAATATAAACGTGACCAGCATCAGTCTTCCACCGTCTAACCCTACCTTGCTTAACAAGTCCCATGAGAACTCCTGCTAAGACTCGCCCAGAAAAATCTAACTCATTAGCTTTTAACGCCTCTCTTAACTCATCCATAGTTCTTGGTCGCCATTTTCCCCAATCAGTTTCAAGAACTCGTAAAATGGCTTCGCCGCAATTGTCTGTGCGCATAATTTTTGGGTATTTCTGTGCTGGAGCTCCTGCCTCTTCTTTAGGCGTTTCCTTCTTAATCGTAAGCGTCGCCACCGTTTTAGGCTTAACTGCTTCAAAGGCTCGCTGTATGTTTACTATTAAACTCGGCAAATCCTCAACTGTTTTCAAAACTTCTTCGCGTGTTCCGTTAATTTCTACTTCATACTCTCCAATTTTCACGCGAAAACCAAAACATTCACGTTTTTCTTCCATTTTCTCCCTCACCATTCAAATGCAAATGTCATACGGATACTTAAATGGCATACTCCTTTTAGAACTTACGATTGTCGATATATGTCGGTTTCAGAAATAGCGTATTAAATATTAAGATGCACTATACTACATGTTGAACCCAAACCGGGGAATCTACGTGGCAAAAAAAGGAATACTCGTGTGGCTCTTCAGCACCTTAACCTTCCTATCTCTAATCCATCTAACCGAAGCAATTTACGCTTTAGCCTTCAACGGCCAAATTAGACTTCTAACATTGTATCCATTCATAAACGAAAGACTACAAGCCATAACGCCAATGGCATATTTTCTCGTAAGCGCAGTTACAACGTTCATCTTTTGGGGAATCACATGTGCAGTAGCCTTCGAAAACCCTGTTGAAGCCTTCTTGAATAAGATACTTTCAGACGCCAAAACACAAACTGCTGTTGAAGCTCAATTGCTAGAAGAAAAAAGCGAAATACTTGACATGATAAACGAGACAATAGAGTTAAACAGTCAAAACTTGGCGCAGGTCAAGGACA encodes:
- a CDS encoding MATE family efflux transporter is translated as MSDDFEGPAESPEISKYRDKIVSGPVIRTILWLGLPPLVNQLVVVTYNVADAYWLSCYSEITVAVPRQMWPVLMLFQALVMALTTACLSMVSQYIGGKAYKKASLEASRFFTVAFLAGTMLSLSLLTLRSLIFTWIVSTPSEIFEDVMNYSGVIAFDVFFNYIALTYTTLLQSVGDTKRPAIVNLISVGINVILDPFFVLGIGPFPRLGVMGAALTDVLGKIISISALTYLLRRDYPELKIRLTREIDAEWVRLFLRIGLPILTLGLTNGFAFLMQLRLVNMLGIFAATAFSIGFVIMDIVDAALWGLSGAPAIMIGQSLGAGDRRRAREVAFKAALLIFALMVLVASIVYPIRRAVVDVFADDPNIVNETELFMQMLLPTLPFFGLFANAMSTGRGSGHTLFPTVVGVSRLWGIRLALGYVLAFTLGMASLGVWLAFAVSNVVGGVVSILWIRYGNWAEAVVDKDRLSENT
- a CDS encoding GNAT family N-acetyltransferase; translated protein: MSLKRSEISNVEFYPLTPERWVDLEKLFGERGACGGCWCMWWKLKRSDFMRQKGELNRKALKEIVDSGEASGILAYANGEPIGWCAVAPREAYPALERSRVLKRVDDKPVWSVVCFFVAKPFRGKGLTVQLLKAAVAHVRRQGGKIVEGYPVEPKKGRMPDPFAYTGLVSSFRKAGFVEVLRRSENRPIMRYFIAEK
- a CDS encoding FtsX-like permease family protein — encoded protein: MSQTSFPVNDLIRRKLQTSLVIVSLTLCVTSTLFLLLFCQKIGIGITATVENKLTAGFSTIFTPFLIFVGVLVFVVGAVIASFMVFVMMSQRVRDIGLMKATGCPNELIFGYFMTEILIVTVASCVLGIALGVVADLVSTSLLGTFGLHVPQAPITFWLILLVFAIFLFFGLIFGAKPVLDTTKIESAKAISPAYYFGLGKESSFKAVSKSNLTFKIAMRSLFRRKSATIRIILCLSTVFILVTVAVAGGIIANQTTRNWVEKAIGRDVILIAHQDMCSQYALLLSKFYEAKEEPSLNYTDEKYLIPKEILNNLNSMPEISIIDTRLILKAHILEIQNYTFNPSTGETIPVGDDREGDAIVVGIEPEKTLSAWFLDGRFLGNKQAQEAIVGDSLAQKLFSSPLDQGLKMFNETSAVFDVVGVCLDPINNGNVTYVPLETLQNIMGVSKPNLVMVKINHSINYADVLNQIRANVSSVNAGFVVFELNGVLDKNLGFLEFIWSVIMFLPLFSLASASLCLIGYVMLSIAEQRQEFGVLRALGAKPRTVVEIVAGQSLIVLLASYAVGIALGVIITLMILMPEPLVTNYTIMEIAGWLLTAFWQLLFSACIPPLNLQGNQSEK
- a CDS encoding AAA family ATPase, which translates into the protein MPASTFGNDMEIIEKNVNGRTMTVKWDWGKFKNTEGFPVDDNLINWVIGQEQALKECFLCLDEWVHKLKWLEKTKWYESWSDPNKPKPSAKASISPGPYLLLLGDPGTGKSLIGRALTEKLTQIYKENGIKLFDVLCWRNTALPSQPKVSIHEAGEAKKVLQKEQLKELKRKFLTKVGFKSLQVFLIAMGLFLIFLGFYFMLQAWMTWNANPMYLGETLQQYYNYNFMDYLASKFVGLVPLTFIPGGSLIFFGVFMWWFSKLGGLGNMKGIAGAQQTEVPKLIVDNSSGHAPFVDATGHRSAQLFGSIAWDPYQTGGLGTPEHQRVTAGDVHRASLGILYIDEIKNLDPEEAITLLTVLEDGQLPITLRGKWHGGDTAAMAVSTEPVPAITFLVGAGNFDSIGQIHPALMDRIYGYGKVVRMNNDMPNTLENRRRYVQFIAQEVKRFNLIPFSREACEEIVEEGRRRSNKRDALTTRFRPLISIIKTAATLAMNEDCKIVEKRHVREAIERHCKTIQRQILEHEMNERGKLLEIKPKGVKLGQIYGLAVVRDPYSGEMTGSVLSVKAHMSKKSELPRTYPIKGYYKVTGVAKGQSFISDSIAKVRSVILQKYGIDIAQDYLTHIDFAQSYGVDGPSAGVTMAILLCSLIEGKPIRQDVAVTGEINLGVGDTIQITAVGGVYEKIKAAEAWGFRKVVIPQKNYEHSIDPRDYKIEVVPASTLDDYLKECLIEKPALTVWAQTYKRRKS
- a CDS encoding ABC transporter ATP-binding protein; translation: MLTEKRVVQASNLCKIYEIGDAKIEAFKDVSFSVEKGEFTVIGGPSGCGKTTLLNIIGGIDKSTSGKIIVFGEDLSVKDEDFLANFRCHKIGFVFQSYNLVSTLTVAENVAFPMEWARKPEDHIEKRVSELLAMVGLQHRAAHFPSQLSGGEQQRVAFARALANDPPLLLVDEPTGNLDTKTSRKIVQILEKLKSDGKTIIVATHDEHILRLADQKLRFENGKLVS
- a CDS encoding zinc-ribbon domain-containing protein, producing MAKKGILVWLFSTLTFLSLIHLTEAIYALAFNGQIRLLTLYPFINERLQAITPMAYFLVSAVTTFIFWGITCAVAFENPVEAFLNKILSDAKTQTAVEAQLLEEKSEILDMINETIELNSQNLAQVKDIIYNVRTEVKELQPLKENVEKIRAELSSLKKEIKKIEEKVQFPNICPVCGKPLLPEFKICPYCGEPVKVPSTPVIALKDYK
- a CDS encoding GNAT family N-acetyltransferase, whose translation is MRSGEEIRRFKAKDGREVVLRTPKWEDLEDFLELINSLVEEGTDILRSEKVSREEEIDFLARVLSNLEKAKLFYLVAEIDGKVVAVSETNKRDGYEKHVGVIGIAIKKCFRDVGIGTEMMKTLIEQAEKMELKVLTLSAFAINKRAIHVYEKVGFAKTGVIPKKRFKDGKYVDEIIMTRLLE